One genomic window of Borreliella burgdorferi B31 includes the following:
- a CDS encoding lipoprotein, whose translation MKAQKFKLKLLPILVISGILIVFMSCMKTSTIKSKENAKEITYLISTIKINQKVEIVNYKSDSKNNLIITLKNKSTEDINANSLAIFKEGSKTGELIREKLNGLETKTFHLKTKINTKRKTTLYIFEKQ comes from the coding sequence ATGAAAGCTCAAAAATTTAAGCTTAAATTATTACCAATACTTGTAATTTCTGGCATTTTAATTGTTTTTATGTCTTGCATGAAAACAAGCACAATAAAATCAAAAGAAAATGCAAAAGAAATTACCTATCTTATTAGCACTATAAAAATCAACCAAAAAGTAGAAATAGTAAACTACAAATCCGACAGCAAAAATAATCTAATAATTACTCTTAAAAACAAAAGCACAGAAGATATAAATGCAAATTCATTGGCAATTTTTAAAGAAGGTAGCAAAACAGGTGAATTAATAAGAGAAAAACTTAATGGGCTTGAAACAAAAACTTTTCATTTAAAAACTAAAATCAATACTAAAAGAAAAACCACATTATACATTTTTGAAAAACAATAA
- the tuf gene encoding elongation factor Tu: protein MAKEVFQRTKPHMNVGTIGHVDHGKTTLTAAISIYCSKLNKDAKALKYEDIDNAPEEKARGITINARHIEYETANRHYAHVDCPGHADYIKNMITGAAQMDAAILLVAADSGAEPQTKEHLLLAQRMGIKKIIVFLNKLDLADPELVELVEVEVLELVEKYGFSADTPIIKGSAFGAMSNPEDPESTKCVKELLESMDNYFDLPERDIDKPFLLAVEDVFSISGRGTVATGRIERGIIKVGQEVEIVGIKETRKTTVTGVEMFQKILEQGQAGDNVGLLLRGVDKKDIERGQVLSAPGTITPHKKFKASIYCLTKEEGGRHKPFFPGYRPQFFFRTTDVTGVVALEGKEMVMPGDNVDIIVELISSIAMDKNVEFAVREGGRTVASGRILEILE, encoded by the coding sequence ATGGCAAAAGAAGTTTTTCAAAGAACAAAGCCGCACATGAATGTTGGAACAATAGGTCATGTTGATCATGGTAAAACAACACTAACAGCGGCTATTAGTATTTATTGTTCAAAATTAAATAAAGATGCAAAAGCATTAAAGTATGAAGATATTGATAATGCACCTGAAGAGAAAGCAAGAGGAATAACAATTAATGCTAGGCATATTGAGTACGAAACAGCTAATAGACATTATGCTCATGTAGATTGTCCAGGCCATGCCGATTATATAAAAAATATGATTACAGGAGCAGCTCAAATGGATGCAGCGATACTTTTAGTTGCTGCTGATAGTGGTGCTGAGCCTCAAACAAAAGAGCATTTGCTTCTTGCTCAAAGAATGGGAATAAAGAAAATAATAGTTTTTTTAAATAAATTGGACTTAGCAGATCCTGAACTTGTTGAGCTTGTTGAAGTTGAAGTTTTAGAACTTGTTGAAAAATATGGCTTTTCAGCTGATACTCCAATAATCAAAGGTTCAGCTTTTGGGGCTATGTCAAATCCAGAAGATCCTGAATCTACAAAATGCGTTAAAGAACTTCTTGAATCTATGGATAATTATTTTGATCTTCCAGAAAGAGATATTGACAAGCCATTTTTGCTTGCTGTTGAAGATGTATTTTCTATTTCAGGAAGAGGCACTGTTGCTACTGGGCGTATTGAAAGAGGTATTATTAAAGTTGGTCAAGAAGTTGAAATAGTTGGAATTAAAGAAACCAGAAAAACTACTGTTACTGGTGTTGAAATGTTCCAGAAAATTCTTGAGCAAGGTCAAGCAGGGGATAATGTTGGTCTTCTTTTGAGAGGCGTTGATAAAAAAGACATTGAGAGGGGGCAAGTTTTGTCAGCTCCAGGTACAATTACTCCACACAAGAAATTTAAAGCTTCAATTTATTGTTTGACTAAAGAAGAAGGCGGTAGGCACAAGCCATTTTTCCCAGGGTATAGACCACAGTTCTTTTTTAGAACAACCGATGTTACTGGAGTTGTTGCTTTAGAGGGCAAAGAAATGGTTATGCCTGGTGATAATGTTGATATTATTGTTGAGCTGATCTCTTCAATAGCTATGGATAAGAATGTAGAATTTGCTGTTCGAGAAGGTGGAAGAACCGTTGCTTCAGGAAGAATTCTTGAGATATTGGAATAG
- a CDS encoding LptA/OstA family protein gives MRDLILIWIFIIFINNIQATQIESSLKSERIKGSDEKSTNFTFKSDFAQGVVSSFYKKIVLKGNSEVISSDFNLRADEIEIYGENGSYLEARGNVFYKDYKNKMNVKAQFLFFNRKLDNFYLQKGVELEDLENNMLVKAERIEGSNKTNVYIMQYSVKIYKDDTFARAENGTYNKEEKEMILEGVPVIYQKDNYYSASRIIFNTKTNRYKLEGSVEGEFTQVENDASEEKK, from the coding sequence TTGAGGGATTTAATTTTAATATGGATTTTTATTATTTTTATTAACAATATTCAAGCAACACAAATAGAATCCAGCCTTAAATCTGAAAGGATTAAGGGAAGTGATGAGAAAAGCACTAATTTTACTTTTAAGTCAGATTTTGCACAAGGAGTAGTGTCTTCTTTTTATAAAAAAATTGTTTTAAAAGGGAATTCAGAGGTTATTTCCTCGGATTTTAATCTTAGAGCAGATGAAATTGAAATTTATGGAGAAAATGGCTCTTATCTTGAAGCTAGAGGCAATGTTTTTTATAAAGATTATAAGAATAAAATGAATGTTAAAGCTCAGTTTTTGTTTTTTAATAGAAAGCTGGATAATTTTTATCTTCAAAAAGGGGTTGAGCTTGAAGACTTAGAAAACAATATGCTTGTTAAAGCAGAAAGAATTGAAGGCAGCAATAAAACTAATGTTTATATTATGCAATATTCTGTTAAAATATATAAGGATGATACTTTTGCAAGAGCTGAAAATGGGACTTATAATAAAGAAGAAAAAGAAATGATTCTTGAGGGGGTTCCAGTAATTTACCAGAAAGACAACTATTATTCTGCTTCAAGAATAATTTTCAATACAAAAACTAATAGGTATAAACTTGAGGGAAGTGTTGAGGGAGAATTTACTCAAGTTGAAAATGATGCTTCTGAAGAAAAAAAATAA
- a CDS encoding MATE family efflux transporter has product MSTDKSKTRELILNGNLYKVLFLISFPIVITNIIQAFYDLTDMFYVGKLGAMPLSALSLAGPVNFFIIAIAMGMATGSISLMSKCIGEGNFSRFSRYAGQLIVLNFVLSLFVTICAFFFIDHLLDLLGVKGELKELSRVYFYVTIFAIPIMFLSISITYILNAQGETILSMTIVLFANIVNFILDPILIFSFNMGITGAAWATLFSKLLTVVFYLFLTYRLNYGLKIHLKDLVIDIRSIKEIVNLGLPSTFGQIMVSLSFFIFNYIVIEISPKFLAAYGLTNTIISFLFLPAMGIGTGIISIVGQNLGAKKVNRVEEVLKKGFFISLAILLIINSIVIFNKQFILRLFTNDLEVLNYANNYLLLTTIGTFGYGLQQVFFGGLIGSGRTKIAMIVIFIRLWLIRLPVVFIFQYFGIMENSLGYAFIISNYLAIIILIAFTCTRYWVKPILIKKYK; this is encoded by the coding sequence ATGTCTACAGATAAGAGTAAGACTAGGGAATTAATATTAAATGGCAATTTATACAAGGTTCTTTTTTTAATAAGTTTTCCTATTGTTATAACCAATATTATTCAAGCTTTTTATGATCTTACTGATATGTTTTATGTTGGTAAACTTGGAGCCATGCCTTTGTCAGCGCTTTCACTTGCTGGTCCTGTAAATTTTTTTATTATAGCTATTGCTATGGGAATGGCTACGGGAAGCATTTCTTTGATGTCAAAATGCATAGGAGAGGGAAATTTTTCTCGTTTTTCAAGATATGCAGGGCAACTTATTGTTTTAAACTTTGTTTTATCCTTATTTGTTACTATTTGTGCTTTTTTTTTTATTGATCATCTTTTAGATTTGTTGGGTGTAAAAGGGGAGCTTAAAGAACTCTCAAGAGTTTATTTTTATGTGACAATTTTTGCAATACCTATCATGTTTTTAAGTATTTCAATTACATATATTTTAAATGCTCAAGGAGAAACTATCCTTTCAATGACAATAGTTTTATTTGCCAATATTGTTAATTTTATTCTTGATCCAATTTTAATATTTAGTTTTAATATGGGCATTACTGGAGCTGCTTGGGCCACTTTATTTTCAAAATTGTTAACCGTTGTCTTTTATTTATTTTTGACTTACAGGCTAAATTATGGATTAAAAATTCATCTGAAGGATTTAGTGATAGATATAAGATCCATTAAAGAAATTGTTAATCTGGGATTGCCTTCAACTTTTGGGCAAATAATGGTTTCGTTGTCTTTTTTTATTTTCAATTATATAGTTATTGAGATTAGTCCAAAATTTTTGGCGGCTTATGGACTTACAAACACCATTATTTCTTTTTTATTTCTTCCTGCTATGGGAATTGGTACTGGAATTATTTCAATTGTTGGTCAAAATCTTGGCGCTAAGAAAGTCAATAGGGTGGAAGAAGTTTTGAAAAAAGGTTTTTTTATTTCTTTGGCAATTTTATTGATAATAAATTCGATTGTTATTTTTAATAAACAGTTTATACTAAGGTTATTTACAAATGATTTAGAAGTTTTAAATTATGCTAATAATTATTTATTGTTAACAACTATTGGTACTTTTGGATATGGACTCCAACAAGTATTTTTTGGGGGACTTATTGGGTCTGGCAGGACAAAAATTGCAATGATTGTTATTTTTATTAGGCTGTGGCTTATTCGTCTTCCAGTAGTTTTTATTTTTCAATATTTTGGCATAATGGAAAATTCTTTAGGTTATGCTTTTATAATTTCAAATTATTTGGCAATTATAATTTTAATTGCTTTTACTTGCACTCGTTATTGGGTTAAGCCTATTTTAATTAAAAAATACAAATAG
- the pgeF gene encoding peptidoglycan editing factor PgeF translates to MKTIEHELYYEFRIADDVKMIYTKKPFNLKLKELSNDNFNFVPRSKKIKYLKQLHTDIIYKVEDDFINFQEGDGLISSSLDVALVAYFADCLPIYFYDSVKKIIGLIHSGYKGSFNLIILKMLFMFEKMGSALKDLKIVFGPYNRSCCYEVSEIFLKEVSNKFSKDLLNASFVTRDGKIYFDNASFNLNLLSSFNLNIYNSKLCTYCLKNLYSYRRLRESQSYALIWRI, encoded by the coding sequence ATGAAAACAATAGAGCACGAACTTTATTATGAATTTAGGATAGCTGATGATGTTAAAATGATTTATACTAAAAAGCCTTTTAATCTAAAATTAAAAGAACTTAGTAATGATAATTTTAACTTTGTTCCTAGGTCTAAGAAAATAAAATATTTAAAGCAATTGCATACAGATATTATTTATAAAGTTGAAGATGATTTTATTAATTTTCAAGAAGGAGATGGTCTTATATCTAGCTCTTTAGATGTAGCCCTTGTTGCTTACTTTGCAGATTGTCTTCCAATATACTTTTATGATTCGGTGAAAAAAATTATAGGGCTTATTCACAGTGGATACAAAGGAAGCTTTAATTTGATTATTTTAAAAATGTTATTTATGTTTGAAAAAATGGGATCAGCTTTGAAGGATTTGAAAATTGTTTTTGGGCCTTATAACAGATCTTGTTGTTATGAAGTTTCTGAAATTTTCTTAAAAGAAGTAAGTAATAAATTTAGCAAAGATTTATTAAATGCTTCTTTTGTTACAAGAGATGGTAAAATATACTTTGATAATGCTAGTTTTAATTTAAATTTACTTTCTAGTTTTAATTTAAATATTTATAATTCAAAGCTTTGTACGTATTGTTTGAAAAATCTTTATTCTTATAGAAGATTAAGAGAAAGTCAAAGTTATGCTTTAATTTGGAGAATTTAA
- a CDS encoding Nif3-like dinuclear metal center hexameric protein, which yields MNVRDLSFKLNSIFDINKYEHIDKNLNGLQVGNINAKVNKVAFAVDASFSTLKEAKGNDFLITHHGIFWSKKERIVSNMYDKTKFLIENNLALYSVHLPMDAHSVYSHSKVFSDFLGLKNSFAFANYGGVNLGIIADSVFSFSEILEKIKKENKHILFSKKFKESVNKVAIVSGSGYSFFEEALCHDVDLFITGDTSHQIYSLAEEFGVNLIFAGHYFTETFGLIKLMEDFKIQEDLEVKFICKNTNL from the coding sequence TTGAATGTAAGAGATTTGTCTTTTAAGCTTAATTCAATTTTTGATATAAATAAGTATGAGCATATTGATAAAAATTTAAATGGGCTTCAAGTGGGGAATATTAATGCTAAGGTTAACAAGGTTGCCTTTGCTGTTGATGCTAGCTTTTCAACTTTAAAAGAAGCAAAAGGAAATGATTTTTTAATTACTCATCACGGTATTTTTTGGTCAAAAAAAGAGCGCATTGTTTCTAATATGTATGATAAAACGAAATTTTTAATTGAAAATAATTTAGCTCTTTATTCGGTGCACTTGCCTATGGATGCTCATTCTGTTTATTCGCACAGCAAAGTGTTCTCAGATTTTTTAGGATTAAAAAATTCTTTTGCTTTTGCAAATTATGGCGGAGTTAATCTAGGGATTATTGCTGATTCTGTTTTTAGCTTTTCTGAAATTTTAGAAAAAATCAAAAAGGAAAATAAACATATTCTTTTTTCGAAAAAGTTCAAAGAATCGGTGAATAAGGTTGCAATTGTTAGTGGTTCTGGATACTCTTTTTTTGAAGAAGCTTTATGTCATGATGTAGATTTGTTTATAACCGGCGACACTTCTCATCAAATATATTCTTTGGCAGAAGAATTCGGTGTGAATTTGATTTTTGCAGGTCATTATTTTACTGAAACTTTTGGTTTAATTAAATTAATGGAAGATTTCAAAATTCAAGAAGATTTAGAGGTTAAATTTATTTGTAAAAATACTAATTTATAA
- the murA gene encoding UDP-N-acetylglucosamine 1-carboxyvinyltransferase, with product MHSYIVEGGYKIGGQITASGNKNAALPCILAALLTDEEVILENIPNINDVKVVLDILNDIGADIAREGNTLKIKVLNIVKTEIDSSFTDLIRASILLLGPFVSRFGKIDMALPGGDVIGKRRLDTHFYGLCKLGAKLSTKDRRIVLKANKLVGAEMFLDEASVTATENIIMAAVLAEGNTVIMNAACEPHVQDLCNMLNSMGANILGIGSNVLEIKGVKKLSGTVFRIGADFMQVGSLISLAALTGGELEIKKADPQHFRLIRHVYSRLGINFEYDRENVYVRNKQELKVKLDFGGHIPKIDDGPWPAFPTDLMSIIVVTATQVEGTVLVFEKMFESRMFFVDKLIKMGARIVLCDPHRVVVTGKSSLKGNVLSSPDVRAGMSLLIAAFVAEGRSEIQNVYQIERGYEDVVNKLINLGAKIKKVKSQ from the coding sequence ATGCATAGTTATATTGTAGAAGGCGGCTATAAGATAGGTGGTCAAATTACAGCTAGTGGGAATAAGAACGCTGCTTTACCCTGTATTTTGGCTGCTTTACTTACCGATGAAGAGGTTATTTTAGAAAATATTCCTAATATTAATGATGTAAAAGTTGTTTTAGATATTTTAAATGACATAGGAGCAGATATTGCAAGAGAGGGAAATACTTTAAAAATAAAAGTTTTAAATATTGTGAAAACAGAAATAGATTCTTCTTTTACAGATTTAATTAGGGCTTCCATACTTTTATTAGGGCCTTTTGTTTCTAGGTTTGGAAAAATAGATATGGCGCTTCCAGGAGGAGATGTGATTGGAAAGAGGAGGCTTGATACTCATTTTTACGGGCTTTGCAAGCTGGGGGCCAAGTTAAGCACAAAAGATAGAAGGATTGTTTTAAAGGCTAACAAGCTTGTTGGCGCTGAAATGTTTTTAGATGAAGCTTCTGTTACAGCCACAGAAAATATCATTATGGCTGCAGTTCTTGCTGAAGGAAATACTGTTATTATGAACGCTGCTTGTGAGCCACATGTTCAAGATTTGTGTAATATGTTAAATTCAATGGGCGCTAATATTTTAGGAATTGGTTCAAATGTTTTAGAAATAAAAGGTGTAAAAAAATTAAGTGGGACCGTATTTAGAATAGGAGCCGATTTCATGCAAGTTGGTTCTTTAATTAGCCTTGCTGCATTAACAGGGGGTGAGTTGGAAATTAAAAAAGCAGATCCCCAACATTTCAGATTAATTAGGCATGTATATTCAAGACTTGGCATTAATTTTGAATATGACAGGGAAAATGTATATGTAAGAAATAAACAAGAATTAAAAGTTAAGTTAGATTTTGGTGGGCACATTCCAAAAATTGATGATGGCCCATGGCCAGCCTTTCCAACAGACCTTATGAGTATTATTGTAGTTACTGCAACGCAAGTAGAAGGCACAGTTTTAGTTTTTGAGAAGATGTTTGAATCTAGGATGTTTTTTGTAGATAAATTAATAAAAATGGGTGCTCGAATTGTGCTTTGTGATCCACACCGCGTAGTAGTTACGGGCAAATCTTCTCTTAAAGGCAATGTTTTGTCTTCTCCGGATGTACGAGCGGGAATGTCTCTTCTTATTGCTGCTTTTGTTGCTGAAGGTCGCAGCGAGATTCAAAATGTTTATCAAATTGAAAGAGGATACGAAGATGTAGTTAACAAATTGATTAATTTGGGTGCAAAAATCAAGAAAGTTAAAAGTCAATAG
- a CDS encoding TIGR00282 family metallophosphoesterase, which translates to MSLRILITGEVVGKAGIIVIKSFLSSFKVEKKIDFVISGNNFTTGLRGLGKKHAFLLKKYGIDVLTLGENAFARPDLSDDLDKYNFILKPLNCPAKLKGYSYFIYNINGKKLAVIRIVGQTGITKYKFNHPFYSFDFFYQRIKMQTNNIIVLFDSNTTAEVNALFFYLKSRVSACLGTGKRILTADLRILDNTAIITDLGRVGSLDSVIGYSPDLEVDKFLKGFLNQKFNESWEGLGFNGVLIDIDENGHSFSVEIVREYIDCKSSLKDMDIV; encoded by the coding sequence GTGTCTTTAAGGATTTTAATTACTGGCGAGGTTGTCGGCAAAGCTGGGATTATTGTTATAAAATCTTTTTTATCATCCTTTAAGGTGGAAAAAAAGATTGATTTTGTAATATCTGGCAATAATTTTACTACAGGTTTAAGAGGTCTTGGCAAAAAGCATGCCTTTTTATTAAAAAAGTATGGAATTGATGTTTTAACTTTAGGTGAAAATGCTTTTGCAAGGCCTGATTTATCTGATGATCTTGATAAGTATAATTTTATTTTAAAGCCTTTAAATTGTCCTGCAAAATTAAAGGGATATTCTTATTTTATTTATAATATTAATGGCAAAAAATTGGCTGTGATTAGAATTGTAGGTCAAACAGGAATAACTAAATATAAATTTAATCATCCTTTTTATAGTTTTGATTTTTTTTATCAAAGAATCAAGATGCAAACAAATAATATTATTGTTCTTTTTGATTCAAATACTACAGCCGAAGTTAATGCTTTGTTTTTTTATCTAAAATCAAGAGTTAGTGCTTGTCTTGGAACCGGGAAAAGGATTTTAACAGCTGATTTGAGAATTTTAGATAATACTGCTATTATAACTGATTTGGGCAGAGTTGGGAGTTTGGACAGTGTTATTGGATATTCTCCTGATTTAGAGGTGGATAAATTTTTGAAAGGATTTTTAAATCAGAAATTTAATGAATCTTGGGAAGGCCTTGGTTTTAACGGTGTTTTAATTGATATCGATGAGAATGGCCATTCTTTTTCTGTAGAGATTGTTAGAGAATATATAGATTGTAAATCAAGTTTAAAAGATATGGATATTGTTTGA
- the rplC gene encoding 50S ribosomal protein L3, whose amino-acid sequence MLGLIGKKVGMTQIFQKNGIVVPVTVIEFQPNYIIGKKTVDRDGYSALIAGSVDLKSSKVSKPIKGQYKSLKDIEPKRYVIELKGLDGYDAGDEIKVDVFKSVKYVDVTGTTKGKGFQGAMKRHNFSGGPSSHGSKFHRHLGGTGQATTPARTFKGTKMAGRMGGNQQTIQNLEVVLIDEEKRALLVKGAVPGAKGSFVVVKKSKK is encoded by the coding sequence ATGTTGGGATTGATTGGAAAAAAAGTTGGCATGACTCAGATATTTCAGAAAAATGGCATTGTGGTTCCTGTTACTGTTATAGAGTTTCAGCCCAATTATATTATAGGGAAGAAGACAGTCGATAGAGATGGTTATAGTGCTCTTATAGCAGGTTCTGTTGATCTTAAGAGTTCTAAAGTTTCAAAGCCCATAAAAGGTCAATATAAAAGTTTAAAAGATATTGAACCTAAAAGATATGTGATAGAGCTTAAGGGGCTTGACGGGTATGATGCTGGCGATGAGATTAAGGTTGATGTTTTTAAGTCAGTTAAGTATGTAGATGTTACAGGGACTACTAAAGGCAAGGGTTTTCAAGGGGCTATGAAAAGGCATAATTTTAGTGGTGGTCCATCTTCTCATGGATCAAAATTCCATAGACATCTTGGTGGAACAGGACAAGCTACTACTCCTGCAAGAACATTTAAAGGGACCAAAATGGCTGGTAGAATGGGCGGAAATCAACAAACTATTCAAAATCTTGAAGTTGTTTTAATCGATGAAGAAAAAAGAGCCCTTCTAGTAAAAGGGGCTGTGCCTGGTGCTAAGGGTTCTTTTGTTGTTGTTAAGAAATCTAAAAAGTAG
- the rpsJ gene encoding 30S ribosomal protein S10, producing MIAKDKIRVRLFSFDVKILDQSAESIVKAVQKAKAQIKGPIPLPTKIKKYTVLRSPHVNKKSREQFEMRTHKRLIDILEPTSALMDSLMKLELPAGVEVDIKQ from the coding sequence TTGATTGCTAAAGATAAGATACGCGTAAGATTGTTTAGTTTTGATGTTAAAATATTAGACCAGAGTGCCGAATCTATTGTTAAAGCTGTTCAGAAGGCTAAGGCTCAGATTAAGGGTCCAATCCCTTTGCCGACAAAAATAAAAAAATATACTGTTTTACGTTCTCCTCATGTCAATAAAAAATCAAGAGAGCAATTTGAGATGAGAACTCATAAAAGGCTTATTGATATCTTAGAACCTACTTCTGCTTTAATGGACTCTTTAATGAAATTAGAGCTTCCAGCAGGTGTTGAGGTAGATATTAAACAGTAA
- the lspA gene encoding signal peptidase II, translating into MSAKSKQYFNIFVFIISLIFFDQLSKYLVAKYVKLGSIYFSFFDDFFRIIHVRNTGILFSMGSNIHYSLKKIFFLAMPIFILIFVFYLSLKERNCIARISLLLIFSGGVGNVIDRLFRPSGVVDFLDLKFYGIFGLDRWPTFNFADSYVVIGMILFLVYDFFIKRKVLNK; encoded by the coding sequence ATGAGCGCTAAAAGTAAGCAATATTTCAATATTTTTGTATTTATTATTAGTTTGATTTTTTTTGATCAACTTTCTAAGTATTTGGTTGCAAAGTATGTTAAATTAGGTTCAATATATTTTTCCTTTTTTGATGATTTTTTTAGGATAATACATGTAAGAAACACAGGTATTTTATTTTCTATGGGCTCTAATATCCATTATAGCTTGAAAAAAATTTTTTTTCTTGCAATGCCTATTTTCATTTTAATATTTGTTTTTTATCTTTCTTTGAAAGAAAGAAATTGTATTGCCAGAATTTCACTTTTATTAATTTTTTCAGGAGGAGTAGGAAATGTTATTGATAGATTGTTTAGACCTTCTGGAGTTGTAGATTTTTTAGATTTGAAATTTTATGGAATTTTTGGACTTGATAGATGGCCTACTTTTAATTTTGCAGATAGCTATGTTGTTATAGGTATGATTTTATTTTTGGTTTATGATTTTTTTATAAAAAGAAAAGTGCTTAATAAATGA
- a CDS encoding nucleoside-diphosphate kinase, which produces MSMLLQKTLCIVKPDGVRRGLIGDVVSRFERVGLKMVAAKMLIVDESLAKKHYLYDDIVFRHSEAVWNSLIKFISNSPVFTFVVEGVESIEVVRKLCGATEPKLAIPGTIRGDFSYHSFKYSNEKGFSIYNVIHASANEADAMREIPIWFKDNEILNYKRDDECEHYYC; this is translated from the coding sequence ATGTCAATGTTATTGCAAAAAACTTTATGTATTGTTAAGCCAGATGGAGTTAGGAGAGGTTTAATTGGCGATGTAGTTTCTAGATTTGAAAGAGTAGGTTTAAAGATGGTAGCTGCTAAAATGCTTATTGTTGATGAGAGTTTGGCAAAAAAACATTATTTATATGATGATATTGTCTTTAGACATAGTGAGGCTGTTTGGAATTCTTTAATTAAATTTATTTCAAATTCCCCTGTTTTTACATTTGTTGTTGAAGGGGTTGAAAGCATTGAGGTTGTGAGGAAGCTTTGTGGTGCTACTGAGCCAAAATTGGCTATTCCTGGAACAATACGGGGAGATTTTTCTTATCATAGTTTTAAGTATTCAAATGAAAAAGGTTTTTCAATTTACAATGTGATTCATGCATCTGCAAATGAGGCAGATGCGATGCGCGAAATACCAATTTGGTTTAAAGACAATGAAATTTTAAACTATAAAAGAGATGATGAATGTGAGCATTATTATTGTTAA
- the lptB gene encoding LPS export ABC transporter ATP-binding protein, protein MLLKKKNKIKEIKESLNLDSVNNVVLKADNIIKKYGEKLAVNGITINIYKGEVVGLLGPNGAGKTTTFYTIVGFIKPNAGKVLINDYNISSLNMYERARIGIVYLPQDASIFRELTVEENIMVALERREDLSKAERKIELVNLLKEFEIKRIQSQKAYTLSGGERRRAEIARALAVNPYFLLLDEPFAGIDPIAIGDIKNIIKILKEKNIGVLITDHNVRDAFDIIDRAYIVYQGQVLDEGDVDYIISSEKAKKLYLGEEFRL, encoded by the coding sequence ATGCTTCTGAAGAAAAAAAATAAAATAAAAGAGATTAAGGAAAGCCTTAACCTTGATTCTGTCAATAATGTTGTCTTAAAAGCAGACAACATTATTAAAAAGTATGGCGAAAAGCTTGCTGTTAACGGTATTACAATTAACATTTATAAAGGTGAGGTTGTGGGGCTTCTTGGTCCAAATGGAGCTGGCAAAACAACAACATTTTATACTATTGTAGGTTTTATTAAGCCTAATGCAGGCAAAGTTTTAATAAATGATTATAACATTTCATCTCTTAATATGTATGAGCGTGCACGAATAGGAATTGTATATCTTCCCCAAGATGCTTCAATTTTTAGAGAACTTACAGTTGAAGAGAATATCATGGTTGCTTTAGAGAGAAGAGAAGATCTATCTAAAGCTGAGCGCAAAATAGAGCTTGTGAATTTGCTTAAAGAATTTGAGATAAAAAGAATACAAAGCCAAAAAGCGTATACTCTTTCTGGTGGAGAGAGAAGGCGAGCAGAGATAGCAAGAGCTTTGGCTGTAAATCCTTATTTTTTACTCTTAGATGAACCTTTTGCTGGTATTGATCCTATTGCGATTGGGGATATAAAGAATATAATAAAAATTTTAAAAGAGAAAAACATAGGAGTTCTTATTACCGATCATAATGTAAGAGATGCTTTTGATATAATAGACAGAGCTTATATTGTTTATCAGGGGCAAGTGCTTGATGAGGGTGATGTTGATTATATAATAAGCAGTGAAAAAGCCAAAAAGCTTTATTTGGGAGAAGAATTTAGATTATGA